In the genome of Rhopalosiphum padi isolate XX-2018 chromosome 1, ASM2088224v1, whole genome shotgun sequence, the window atagaaataaatattttaattattttctatggaGTTCAATAGCTGATTTTAGATTTTTGGCGGGATTTTGAactttatcaaaattcaaaatgttaaataagaataaattataagttcatAACCTCAATAAGTATAACCTGCAGCGCTCGTGAGTAACAATTGAACTAAATCTGCTACAACAAGCGGACAACTGATAAATACTAGTCGTCGGACCTTATCTTCTAAGACCGTGGTATATAGTgtattatcttaaatcgtggtGAAAATAAAGCTTAAAATTTGAGACTTAAGTCTTGAGTGATGACTGACGattattgtacctattcaattttaatataattttgaattctttGCTTGTTACTACTATACGTTTTGAGCTgcagttaaaaataaagaaaattatgtcTGTACATTTAGCTGTTGTTAATAAAGCATTAAAGCTGAAGAACAATAACGACAACCATGGATTTTAAATGGCTAAAAAGATACCGTTTGTTTTGCATTGGAGGTTCAATCATCTTATGTGTTCAAGTTGTATTAGCATTTGTGTTCTTTTCCATTCAAGAATATTCAGTTGTCGAAGAACTATCACCAAATGTAATCTGTCttagaataatatttgtaatttttttaaattataaaaaataataagagtacCTTTTTTTTAGTCGTTGAACAGATTAAGGAATGTAGCTGATTATGGTATTGGTGATGACGAAGAATCAAGTTACAACAATGTTCCTAGTGGTAGTAATCATCGTAATAAACTGCCACCAGACAAAGACAATAGTGCATCATCAAATGAATACTTTAATAAAGCGCTTCAACAACGGCACAACAACTATAAGActgataattttaaagtattaggAGTAGATGAATTAGGTTTTGTTCCACCTTGTGATATAAGTGGTCGTGAGTGTGTATCAGCATTACATCGTGCAAAAACTGAAACTTGTAAACAAATCATAGCAAACATATCATGTCTTATTAAGATGAATCCTCCATATCCCAAACGACTGCCTCATCAATGTCCAACTAAcggtattaaaacttttttgaacattcatattttgttttctgattaatattatttaatttatcattagatgtaaaacaaaataaaatagtaggaTGTTTTCGCGAtggaaaagaaattaaattattacctgGTTATAAAACTACTCTTATATATACTAATTCTCAAGAAAATTGTATGGATCTTTGTCTTCAATCTGGTTTTGCCTATGCTGGAGTGGAATACGGGTAATAaatgatgaatatatttttaaaaaaatgttaaatattctaatattttttaataaaacaagtttataattaacatttgcAGGACTGAATGTTTTTGTGGTAATGAAACTCCAGAATGGGGCTTAAAACTTCCAGATACATTTTGTGATATGCAATGTCCAGGAAACTTAAGTCAAATGTGTGGCggacattatactattaatgtttttaaaactggTGTTTCTAGTATGTTCATTATTCATACTATGTTGATTTTTCACAAttctttaatacaattttttttcttagaattCGTTGCTAAAATTGCTTCAGAACCTTCACcaaattttgaatacaataatatacctcCTGTGCGAATTGTATTTCTTTTAACATTAAATGGAAGAGCTGTAAGACAGGTGTATAGATTAATTAAAGCACTATTTCATCgtgatcattatttttttatacacgtaGATGCTGTaagactattaatattttaaattgtgttaggtaaatttactcattatttattttattattattttttcacatttaGAGACATGATTACATGTTCagagaattattaaaaattgaattaaaattgagtAATGTTCGATTATCACGGCGAAGGCATTCCACCATCTGGGGAGGTGCCTCTTTATTAACCACCCTGATGGATGCTATGTCAGACCTTGTACAGTCTTCTTGGGATTGGGATTTTGTTATTAACCTTAGTGAATCTGATTTTCCAAtaaagtaagtatatattttatgaaaatatcagTTTGTATTTTTGATCTTttggtctttttttttataatctatattttaacaaatattttattaattaacatattatataaatgatacaaGGTCAAATGATGCATTGGTAAAGTTTTTAACTGTGAATCGAGAacataattttgtcaaatcacATGGTCGTGAAGTTcaacaatttatacaaaaacaagGACTAGACAAGACATTTGTAGAGTGTGAAGCTAGAATGTGGCGTGTAGGAGAAAAAGAATTACCAAAAGGCATTATATGGGATGGTGGTAGTGATTGGCTAGCATTATCTCGACCTTTTGTTGATTATCTAGTGGCTGGTGATACTCTTATTTCTGGTCTATCACAATTCttcaaatatactttattaccaGCTGAGgtacttaaaacaataattaatctaagttaatttaaagtaaatatttaatattctgaattttTGTTCTTGATTTTAGTCATTTTTTCACACTGTATTAAGGAATTCACCTTTTTGTGAaacttatattgataataatttacacgTAACAAACTGGAAAAGATGGCTTGGTTGCAAATGTCAATATCGTCATGTGGTTGATTGGTGTGGTTGTAGCCCAAATGTTTTTCGATATGATGATTGGAATCGTataaaggtaatataatttagaattatattaaaataaaattaattaataaaattaattttgttgaaattaatacaaattacattgttttaaatgtttctcTATAGAACACTGAAAAGAAACAAGTATATTTTGCTCGTAAATTTGAACCTATTATAAACTTGTCTATTATAGATACACTAGAAGTTTGGTTGTATGGAGACTACCCTACAGGTAATGTAAATaccttttataacatttaaacagtattattattaatgcagtctcaaatattattttttaatccgtGTTAACAAgtgtaatatacaaaaattaacataactctaaagatttaaattaaatatttgaattttattatagattttaaaaaccgTATGAGCTATTGGcaaaatgtatatcattatgATGATGTATATCCAGCACCTGATGAATCACTACTTATTATTGGAAACAGTCTTGCTCGAGTTGCAACTAAATATCTCACTACATCACATACAACTTGTCAAATCCGTAGTCTTGATAAGTTACTACAAGTTTTCACTTATCATCacaaagataaatttaaagtaattttaatttaataatagatgaaaataatctaaaataaattcataaataaaatataatttcattaggggtttttaattcaatatgaagttagtttttcaaatacttctaataaattattgtttgaaagTTGGTGTTGGCCAAAGCTACAAGgaatcattatacataatagagATCCAATCAATAGGTtattggtaattaaaaaaaaaattattattattatgaaaatgtgtgtgtttaagtataatttattacagaaTTTCATTGTCAGTTcagattttgataaaaaagaACAAATGTCTAGGAATTTTATACGTCTCATAAGTCCTTATACAGAGCCAGTTTTGATACACCAGTGGGCTACTGGTGAACACAGTTTTACAGTTACATTTTTATGGTTAAATCCATATGACGAACTGATTAATGTTACATCTACAAATATTGAGGAATCAGCTTTggttagtaattttaaaattgttttatagttaattaattaattttatattataataatttagataacaTTTGGTAAACCAAATCTACCAATGCCATTGTCACAAGGAATATGGACTGTATTGCTAGTTTATGAAAATGTAACTATGGCATATACTCAATTTCTAGTTACTCCGTCATATACTTTTAGAGATGCATCTATTCCTGCTAGTCAAATGAAGtaaattattaccattaatttttgactatttaatttaaaattaaatatttctattatagcTTTATAAATAAAGcccaaaattataaacaatcttTTGAAGATTGGACTAATGTGATAAAAGATTTCAAAACTTCAATAGTAttggaaacaaaaaataaatttatcgatCGTACCAAAACTAAAATGACCAGTTGGATTGATGGTCTAATTACAAGGTATGTTTATTggtataaagttaaaattaaaataagataatataatatgtttggttttaaacaaaataattacattttataacataaaaattaataaaacataaatgttgtttaattgatctttttgttttttagtgcTTATAATGTATTAGAGACCTGCATTGTGGTTCCTTGTAAATCTTTAAATGATTGTGGTCTAAAAGAGTTAGTCACATGTGCTGAAACATCATGGAGTTCTTATTCACCTGATCCAAAATCtgatattaaatcaattaacaaGGAATCTGGAACTCTTAACaggtaaaattgtattactgaaatctta includes:
- the LOC132924061 gene encoding xylosyltransferase oxt, with the protein product MDFKWLKRYRLFCIGGSIILCVQVVLAFVFFSIQEYSVVEELSPNSLNRLRNVADYGIGDDEESSYNNVPSGSNHRNKLPPDKDNSASSNEYFNKALQQRHNNYKTDNFKVLGVDELGFVPPCDISGRECVSALHRAKTETCKQIIANISCLIKMNPPYPKRLPHQCPTNDVKQNKIVGCFRDGKEIKLLPGYKTTLIYTNSQENCMDLCLQSGFAYAGVEYGTECFCGNETPEWGLKLPDTFCDMQCPGNLSQMCGGHYTINVFKTGVSKFVAKIASEPSPNFEYNNIPPVRIVFLLTLNGRAVRQVYRLIKALFHRDHYFFIHVDARHDYMFRELLKIELKLSNVRLSRRRHSTIWGGASLLTTLMDAMSDLVQSSWDWDFVINLSESDFPIKSNDALVKFLTVNREHNFVKSHGREVQQFIQKQGLDKTFVECEARMWRVGEKELPKGIIWDGGSDWLALSRPFVDYLVAGDTLISGLSQFFKYTLLPAESFFHTVLRNSPFCETYIDNNLHVTNWKRWLGCKCQYRHVVDWCGCSPNVFRYDDWNRIKNTEKKQVYFARKFEPIINLSIIDTLEVWLYGDYPTDFKNRMSYWQNVYHYDDVYPAPDESLLIIGNSLARVATKYLTTSHTTCQIRSLDKLLQVFTYHHKDKFKGFLIQYEVSFSNTSNKLLFESWCWPKLQGIIIHNRDPINRLLNFIVSSDFDKKEQMSRNFIRLISPYTEPVLIHQWATGEHSFTVTFLWLNPYDELINVTSTNIEESALITFGKPNLPMPLSQGIWTVLLVYENVTMAYTQFLVTPSYTFRDASIPASQMNFINKAQNYKQSFEDWTNVIKDFKTSIVLETKNKFIDRTKTKMTSWIDGLITSAYNVLETCIVVPCKSLNDCGLKELVTCAETSWSSYSPDPKSDIKSINKESGTLNRY